TCTTTGTCCTATGAACGGAATCAGGACAGTGGTAAAACAAATGAAACATGATCAAATGTTGATCACATATTTGAATTCACTGAGTTTCACGCCCGATATATCAAACTCTGCGAAACGCCAAGTAGTCTTGCTGCCTGTCGGATTGAAAGGTGTGGGATTTGTTTAATTTGATGAAGGATCGGGTCGCGCTGTTCTTTTGGGAGGCTTTTGATGTGAGGGAGGATTTCTGTTCCAACTTTTGCGGCGATGAGCTTTCTTGCCTGCTGGTCAGAGAGTCTGTTTGTATCCGTAAAGGCTGACATACACCAGTCTTGTTTTTTCGTTTCTTCGTTGAAGGTTTTAAAATGAGGAATGCTGTGATTGAAGAAGTTCATGATCAGAGAGGTTTCAATGAGGCTGGAAAAAGGACCGTTTTCGTGATAGTAAGCACTGCAGCTGCTCCACTTCCACTCGTTGGGCTTGTTAGTGATCCCGGCGATAACCGGATTTTGGTGAATGTATCGGACGACTGTGAGCAAGTAATGTTCTGTTTCCACTTCCTCACTTTTGAATCTGTCCTGAAAAAGGTGTCCATTCGTTTTATATTTGCCGTGATAGTATTTCACATAGCTGACACCGATTCTTTTCATGAAGAGGGACAGTTTTTCCATCGGACATTTTATTAAAAAGTGGACATGGTTCCCCATCTGACACCAGGCATGAATGACCAAAGGAAAGTCTCGTCTTTTCCGTTCGATGATGTTGATAAACTCAATCCGGTCATCTTCATCATGAAAGATCTCCTGCCGATTTGCTCCCCGGATAATGACATGGTAAAAGTCAGTTTTACTTAAAGTTCTCTTTTGCCTCGGCATTTACTCACTCCTTTACGACAGCAGGCATTGAATGCTGGATTTTCCGAAGCGTCAGGGCTTCTTCGAGAGATTGATCTGTAATATGAATATCTCCTTTTAAATCAGCTATGGTTCTGGCCAGTCTGATGCATTTTATCTGCACACGGTTACTGAATGCGTATTGACTTGATATTTTTTGAATCCAGTGCATTTGAGCTGAGGTGAGTGGAGAATGTTTGATGAGCATTTCATATGGAACTTGACCATTACAAATGATCTCCTGATAGCGTTCATACTGCCTTTCTCTCGCCTGAGTTACACGGCTGCGAATAACTTCGGAGGTGTCAGCTGTTTCGAATTGCTTCTGTTCCAAATTGACAGGCTGGATTGATAAGAGGATATCAATTCGATCCAGAATGGGGCCGGATACTTTATTTTTGTATGTTTTAATCTGATGGACTGTACATGTACAATAATGTTCTTTTGATCCGTGAAATCCGCAAGGACAGGGATTCATCGCCGCAATAAAAATAGCATCGGCCGGATATGTAACAGTAGAATGGGCTCGGCTAATTG
The sequence above is drawn from the Jeotgalibacillus aurantiacus genome and encodes:
- a CDS encoding transposase yields the protein MPRQKRTLSKTDFYHVIIRGANRQEIFHDEDDRIEFINIIERKRRDFPLVIHAWCQMGNHVHFLIKCPMEKLSLFMKRIGVSYVKYYHGKYKTNGHLFQDRFKSEEVETEHYLLTVVRYIHQNPVIAGITNKPNEWKWSSCSAYYHENGPFSSLIETSLIMNFFNHSIPHFKTFNEETKKQDWCMSAFTDTNRLSDQQARKLIAAKVGTEILPHIKSLPKEQRDPILHQIKQIPHLSIRQAARLLGVSQSLIYRA